In Enterocloster clostridioformis, one genomic interval encodes:
- a CDS encoding M20 metallopeptidase family protein: protein MKPIFESAKQLESELISIRRTLHQYPEIGSILPRTQSFVFGKLEEYGYCPQKLCESAVTATISGKQPGKTILLRADMDALPIQEAAPVSFASENGSMHACGHDMHTAMLLGAAKLLKQYQQDLVGTVKLVFQPDEEGFTGAKAMLKAGVLENPHVDAGIAFHVVSGIPSGTVMCGSGTCMAGCTLFQIHIKGTGCHGAMPETGVDPINIAAHVYLSLQEIIAREIAPTQPAALTIGRFSAGEAPNIIPEEVILEGTIRTMDCKISKYIFDRIEEISTQTASLFRGQASVKEIASAPPLQNDSEMVKELAGYMKECYDPHKIVLFAQGGMGSEDFASYTYERPCCYMLIGAGTPEENPLFGKPMHNDHVVFNEEVLPLGSALYASNAINWLQNHAQ from the coding sequence ATGAAACCAATTTTTGAATCTGCAAAACAGCTGGAGTCAGAACTTATATCAATCAGAAGAACATTACATCAATATCCTGAAATAGGTTCCATCTTACCACGGACCCAATCATTTGTTTTTGGCAAACTGGAAGAGTATGGATATTGCCCTCAGAAACTATGTGAAAGTGCTGTTACCGCCACGATATCCGGAAAACAGCCAGGCAAAACCATCCTTCTTCGCGCAGACATGGACGCTCTGCCCATTCAGGAAGCGGCTCCCGTTTCTTTTGCCTCCGAAAATGGCTCTATGCATGCATGTGGACACGATATGCACACAGCCATGCTTTTGGGAGCAGCTAAATTATTAAAACAATACCAGCAGGATCTGGTTGGTACCGTTAAACTGGTATTTCAGCCTGACGAAGAAGGGTTCACAGGAGCAAAGGCAATGCTCAAGGCCGGTGTTTTGGAAAATCCCCATGTAGATGCGGGCATTGCATTTCATGTTGTTTCCGGCATTCCATCCGGAACGGTTATGTGTGGTTCAGGCACCTGCATGGCAGGATGTACCTTATTTCAGATTCATATAAAAGGCACCGGCTGCCATGGCGCAATGCCGGAAACAGGGGTTGATCCCATCAATATTGCGGCCCATGTTTATCTGTCTCTTCAGGAAATCATTGCAAGAGAAATTGCACCCACCCAGCCAGCCGCACTTACCATTGGCAGGTTTTCTGCCGGCGAAGCTCCAAATATCATCCCTGAAGAGGTGATTCTGGAGGGAACCATCCGTACAATGGATTGTAAGATATCCAAATATATCTTTGACAGAATTGAAGAAATCTCCACTCAGACAGCTTCTCTCTTTCGCGGGCAGGCTAGTGTGAAAGAAATCGCATCTGCCCCGCCACTGCAAAATGACAGTGAGATGGTCAAGGAACTTGCCGGCTACATGAAAGAATGCTATGATCCTCATAAAATAGTATTGTTTGCACAAGGCGGTATGGGATCAGAGGATTTCGCGTCTTATACTTATGAGCGGCCATGCTGCTATATGTTAATAGGCGCCGGAACTCCAGAGGAAAATCCGCTATTTGGCAAACCTATGCATAATGACCACGTTGTATTTAATGAAGAGGTTCTCCCCCTGGGCAGTGCACTTTACGCATCCAATGCCATAAATTGGCTGCAAAACCACGCTCAATAA
- a CDS encoding IS110 family transposase, translating into MLSIKHFVCCGMDVHKKFVVATIALTDYRGVTSYVKKRFATFNSDLNSLKKWLLSFNCTEICLESTGKYWIPIFNILEDSCHVVVANPKYVRAIKGQKTDDKDSAWIADLFKFDIVPSSYIPCKEIRMLRELFRYRQKLIGHRSSEKNRLQNALTVSNIALASVLSDTFGKSATAIVDYILTCEVFDPEYCKSLLLKKAKDKADDVVTSIIGYELRRDQSVKIKVCRKHFDEINECVSTLEETISDLAKPYHKFIELATTIPGITEQSATFIIAEIGVDMAVFKSSKRLCSWAGLAPENNESAGKKKSVHVSRAGVYLKPLLVQCANAAIKSKNPYFRYKYDRIKKRRGHKRAIIAIARMVLTCIYHMFQKQEVFNPADTDYSAIPEEMYRKFQEQYDRNAIKRLEKRGYMITPPAMA; encoded by the coding sequence ATGTTATCTATCAAACACTTTGTCTGCTGTGGCATGGACGTTCACAAGAAATTTGTTGTCGCTACCATTGCTCTGACAGACTACAGGGGCGTTACTTCTTATGTTAAAAAGCGGTTCGCCACCTTCAATTCCGATCTTAATTCTTTGAAAAAATGGCTTCTTTCTTTCAATTGCACTGAGATCTGCCTCGAATCCACTGGTAAATACTGGATTCCAATTTTTAATATCCTGGAGGATTCCTGTCACGTTGTCGTTGCTAACCCCAAGTATGTCAGGGCTATCAAAGGACAGAAAACCGATGACAAAGACTCCGCCTGGATTGCGGATCTGTTTAAATTTGATATTGTTCCTTCCAGTTATATCCCCTGTAAGGAAATTCGCATGCTTCGGGAATTGTTCCGATACCGGCAGAAACTGATTGGCCACCGCAGCAGTGAGAAAAACCGGTTACAGAATGCTCTTACGGTTTCCAACATTGCCCTTGCATCCGTCCTCTCAGATACCTTTGGAAAATCAGCGACCGCCATCGTTGACTATATCCTGACCTGTGAGGTATTTGACCCCGAATACTGTAAATCCCTGCTTCTTAAAAAAGCAAAGGACAAGGCAGATGATGTTGTAACCTCCATAATCGGTTATGAACTGCGCCGTGACCAATCCGTTAAGATTAAGGTCTGCAGAAAGCATTTCGATGAAATCAATGAGTGCGTCTCCACTCTCGAAGAAACGATTTCCGACCTGGCTAAACCTTACCATAAATTTATCGAATTGGCTACTACAATTCCTGGAATTACAGAGCAGTCTGCCACCTTTATCATTGCTGAAATCGGGGTGGATATGGCGGTATTCAAATCCTCAAAACGTTTGTGCTCCTGGGCTGGGCTGGCTCCTGAAAATAACGAAAGTGCCGGTAAAAAGAAGAGCGTCCATGTTTCAAGAGCCGGGGTGTACTTAAAGCCTCTGCTGGTTCAGTGTGCAAATGCTGCCATCAAGAGTAAAAACCCTTACTTCAGATACAAATATGACCGTATAAAAAAACGTCGTGGTCATAAACGGGCAATCATTGCCATTGCACGCATGGTGTTGACTTGCATTTACCACATGTTCCAAAAGCAGGAGGTATTTAATCCTGCCGATACGGATTATTCCGCTATTCCTGAAGAAATGTACCGGAAATTTCAGGAACAGTATGACAGAAATGCCATCAAACGTTTAGAGAAACGAGGCTATATGATTACTCCTCCTGCTATGGCCTGA
- a CDS encoding ABC transporter permease produces the protein MKIILKYIVTNVKERKVRTIVMFLSILLSTVLLFVSFSIGTSYENAQRKMARGMAGSATVAVRFKDTNRGINTNDIPALSSIQAKVGMLKGTALYHENGYYETIDLIASDLTQLNQINKPRLVNGEGIRDFSGNQVILPDRFTSKIGIEKGDTITFQIGGVPIEFKVTEIASYDTVFLRHTRGATALLPETTLASILQKEHGYSEILIEPVESVSTKELVGMLSEELSGEPVTISEIVNENQIAADARQKSMPFFLISFFSLTISVFIIYSSYKVITLDRLPIIGTFRSIGATQKTVTRILMLESALYCCMGGIAGIPLGIVVLKLILRGMGNTLSQGIEIPVVITGAAVLLSFGVAVVVSVLSAWIPVRRASRLPIKNVVLGVAEETQVSNRFIVGIGIVLFLISEILPKVVTGNMLYIAGGFSLLGLIIATILVIPLITNFLSRCLEHIYVIIFKNEGLLASKNIRNNKNITQNITLLFISISAVIAITVVGNFVNTYITDVFNGAELQGFADGEMSPEFVKHVEGMDGIENLLPVYVYNNQMKCDDITFSRLEATDNLELYNRMLNLNYTNKKMETSSVSSFFKSRSVVLSENCLNRTGCQVGDSITITNGVGSNSYTIVGSFKSRATDVEAIIPSTYAVADFNAVNYNFLAYTAIDPDSVMIQIRDLFGDTQNWSRTVEEFNTDALSTVGAFLQPMHSMTYFILLLAAVGIINNLLINYMQKRRSIAMYKSVGLSNRQNIKMTIIESFTSGMIGAFIAIIISYLEIQTIFIVAGPKISMLPELDFMTFLSAGAMGVLVTLTGSVVPIVKSKKMKLVEEIKFE, from the coding sequence TTGAAAATAATTTTAAAGTACATTGTAACAAATGTTAAGGAACGAAAAGTCAGGACAATTGTGATGTTTCTTTCAATCCTTTTATCCACCGTACTTTTATTTGTTTCCTTTTCAATCGGCACATCTTATGAAAACGCGCAGCGGAAAATGGCACGTGGAATGGCGGGAAGCGCAACGGTAGCTGTGCGTTTCAAGGATACGAACCGTGGAATAAATACAAATGATATTCCCGCCTTATCCTCTATCCAGGCCAAGGTGGGCATGTTAAAGGGAACAGCATTATATCATGAAAACGGATATTATGAAACAATTGATTTGATAGCTTCTGATTTAACGCAATTAAATCAAATCAATAAACCCAGATTAGTCAACGGGGAGGGAATAAGAGATTTCTCGGGAAATCAAGTTATATTGCCAGACCGCTTTACTTCTAAAATAGGAATTGAAAAAGGCGATACCATAACCTTTCAAATAGGCGGCGTACCAATCGAATTTAAAGTTACTGAAATTGCCTCTTATGATACAGTTTTTTTAAGGCATACCAGAGGCGCAACCGCATTACTTCCAGAAACAACACTGGCTTCCATTTTACAGAAAGAACATGGGTATAGCGAAATCTTAATAGAGCCTGTTGAAAGTGTTTCTACCAAAGAATTGGTGGGTATGCTGTCGGAAGAACTTTCTGGGGAGCCCGTAACCATCTCGGAGATTGTAAATGAAAACCAAATAGCAGCTGATGCAAGGCAGAAATCCATGCCTTTTTTTCTAATCAGTTTCTTTTCGTTGACCATTAGTGTTTTCATTATTTACAGCAGTTATAAGGTCATTACGTTGGACCGTTTACCCATTATTGGCACATTCCGCAGCATTGGAGCGACACAAAAAACGGTAACCCGCATTTTAATGCTTGAAAGCGCATTATATTGCTGTATGGGCGGCATTGCAGGTATACCCCTTGGAATTGTTGTTCTAAAATTAATCCTACGGGGTATGGGTAATACGCTATCACAAGGTATAGAAATACCTGTGGTTATTACAGGCGCAGCGGTGCTGCTTTCTTTTGGTGTGGCAGTCGTTGTTTCTGTATTGAGCGCCTGGATACCTGTCCGCCGTGCCAGCCGCTTGCCTATTAAGAATGTTGTACTTGGCGTCGCGGAAGAAACACAAGTATCAAATCGATTTATTGTTGGAATTGGTATTGTATTATTTTTGATCTCAGAAATTTTACCCAAAGTCGTTACCGGAAACATGCTGTATATTGCAGGCGGATTTTCATTGCTGGGATTGATAATTGCAACAATATTGGTCATTCCTCTTATAACCAATTTTTTATCAAGATGTCTGGAACATATATATGTAATCATTTTCAAAAATGAGGGGTTGCTGGCTTCTAAAAATATAAGGAATAATAAGAATATTACCCAAAATATCACGCTGCTGTTTATTAGTATTTCTGCCGTAATTGCAATTACAGTAGTTGGTAATTTCGTAAATACGTATATTACAGATGTATTTAATGGTGCAGAACTACAAGGCTTTGCTGACGGGGAAATGAGCCCGGAGTTTGTTAAACATGTCGAGGGCATGGACGGTATAGAAAACTTATTGCCAGTCTACGTGTATAATAACCAAATGAAATGTGATGATATTACTTTTTCTCGTTTGGAAGCAACCGATAATCTAGAATTGTATAATAGAATGCTGAACCTGAACTATACCAATAAAAAAATGGAAACATCCTCTGTTTCTTCTTTTTTTAAATCCCGCTCTGTCGTATTGAGCGAGAACTGTCTAAACAGAACAGGCTGCCAAGTTGGAGATTCCATAACCATTACAAATGGTGTGGGAAGTAATTCTTATACGATTGTTGGGAGTTTTAAATCAAGGGCAACTGATGTTGAAGCGATTATTCCGTCCACCTATGCTGTGGCAGACTTCAATGCTGTTAATTATAACTTCCTTGCTTATACAGCTATTGATCCCGATTCTGTCATGATTCAAATACGGGATTTATTTGGGGATACACAGAATTGGAGCAGAACTGTGGAAGAATTTAATACCGATGCCCTTTCTACGGTGGGAGCCTTTCTGCAACCAATGCATAGTATGACGTACTTTATATTATTGTTGGCCGCGGTTGGAATTATAAACAACCTGCTAATTAATTATATGCAGAAACGCCGTTCGATTGCTATGTATAAATCTGTCGGTCTGAGTAACAGGCAAAATATAAAAATGACGATTATTGAAAGCTTCACTTCTGGAATGATAGGTGCCTTTATTGCAATAATTATATCTTATTTAGAAATACAGACTATTTTTATCGTAGCAGGTCCAAAAATCTCAATGCTGCCAGAATTGGATTTTATGACGTTTCTATCGGCAGGGGCAATGGGAGTTTTGGTTACTTTAACAGGCTCTGTTGTCCCTATTGTGAAAAGTAAGAAAATGAAATTAGTGGAAGAAATCAAATTTGAATAG
- a CDS encoding IS256 family transposase — MTEGKRNIVHQLLEEYDIQTAEDIQEALKDLLGSTLKEMMEAEMDEHLGYGRSERSDSDDYRNGYKPKRINSSFGSMDIQVPQDRKSTFEPQVVRKRQKDISGIDQKIISMYAKGMTTRQISDTLMDIYGFEASEGFISDVTDKILPQIEDWQNRPLEEVYPVVYIDAIHYSVREDGVIRKLAAYVILGLTLEGKKEVLSIQIGENESSKYWLCVLNELKNRGVKDILILCSDGLTGIKEAITAAFPKTEQQRCIVHMVRNTLKYVSDKDRKAFATDLKTIYHAANEEKALEALEKVTEKWTPKYPNSMKRWHDNWDVVSPIFKFSMEVRKVIYTTNAIESLNSTYRKLNRQRSVFPGSTALLKALYLATFEATKKWTMPIRNWGQVYGELSIMYEGRLPE, encoded by the coding sequence ATGACGGAGGGGAAAAGGAACATCGTCCATCAGCTCCTGGAAGAGTATGACATCCAGACTGCGGAGGATATCCAGGAAGCCCTCAAAGACCTGCTGGGGAGCACCCTGAAGGAGATGATGGAAGCGGAGATGGATGAGCATCTCGGCTATGGGAGGTCAGAACGGTCGGATTCGGATGATTACCGCAATGGCTACAAGCCCAAGCGGATCAACAGCAGCTTCGGGAGCATGGACATCCAGGTGCCCCAGGACAGGAAGTCCACGTTTGAACCCCAGGTGGTAAGAAAGCGCCAGAAGGACATTTCCGGCATTGACCAGAAGATCATATCCATGTATGCAAAAGGCATGACAACCCGCCAAATCTCGGATACCTTGATGGACATTTATGGTTTTGAGGCTTCGGAAGGGTTCATCTCGGACGTGACGGACAAGATACTGCCGCAGATTGAAGACTGGCAGAACCGCCCGCTGGAGGAAGTCTATCCCGTGGTCTACATCGACGCAATCCATTATTCCGTGCGGGAGGACGGGGTAATCCGCAAGCTTGCCGCCTATGTCATCCTCGGCCTTACGCTGGAAGGTAAAAAGGAAGTCCTGAGCATACAGATCGGGGAGAATGAAAGCTCCAAGTACTGGCTCTGCGTTCTGAACGAGTTGAAGAACCGCGGTGTGAAGGATATCCTCATTCTCTGCTCGGACGGGCTCACGGGCATTAAGGAAGCCATAACGGCGGCATTCCCGAAGACGGAGCAGCAGCGCTGCATCGTACATATGGTACGGAACACGCTGAAATACGTCTCCGACAAGGACCGGAAAGCATTTGCCACGGACCTGAAAACCATCTACCATGCCGCAAACGAGGAAAAGGCGCTGGAGGCGCTGGAGAAGGTGACGGAAAAGTGGACGCCAAAGTACCCCAACTCAATGAAACGCTGGCATGACAACTGGGATGTGGTATCCCCCATCTTCAAGTTTTCCATGGAGGTCAGGAAGGTGATCTATACTACCAACGCGATCGAGAGCCTCAACTCTACCTACCGGAAGCTCAACCGCCAGCGGAGCGTGTTCCCGGGCAGCACGGCGCTCTTAAAGGCTCTGTACCTGGCCACGTTCGAGGCGACGAAGAAGTGGACCATGCCCATCCGCAACTGGGGGCAGGTCTATGGGGAACTGTCCATTATGTACGAAGGCAGACTGCCGGAATAA
- a CDS encoding ABC transporter ATP-binding protein produces MKPITGNIAIEGKNIMKDFKIGETTTRVLKNVSLKVLKGEFVSIMGQSGSGKSTLLYILGGLDTPTEGTVSMNGADISRFNDAKMSQIRRQNIGFVFQFYNLIPNLNVEENIMLPLLLDGKKSKDYRKQLDNILEIVGLSDRRKHTPRELSGGQQQRVAIARALISDPEILFADEPTGNLDSKTGAEIMKLLQSINKNSGQTIIMVTHSPEAAKNSSRIITVKDGMIE; encoded by the coding sequence ATGAAACCAATTACAGGCAATATTGCAATTGAAGGAAAAAATATAATGAAAGATTTTAAAATTGGAGAAACAACAACCAGAGTTTTAAAAAATGTGTCCTTAAAAGTTTTAAAGGGAGAATTTGTTTCAATTATGGGACAGTCTGGTTCCGGAAAAAGTACACTTCTATATATTTTAGGAGGGCTTGATACACCAACAGAAGGTACCGTGTCTATGAATGGAGCAGATATCTCCCGGTTTAATGATGCTAAAATGAGTCAGATAAGACGTCAGAATATAGGGTTCGTATTTCAATTCTATAATCTTATTCCTAATTTGAATGTTGAGGAAAATATCATGCTTCCTCTTTTGTTAGATGGCAAAAAGTCTAAAGACTATCGAAAACAGCTTGATAACATCTTAGAGATTGTGGGGCTGTCCGATAGAAGGAAGCATACGCCCAGGGAATTGTCAGGCGGCCAGCAGCAAAGAGTAGCAATCGCCCGCGCTTTAATCAGCGATCCGGAAATTTTATTCGCAGATGAACCCACGGGAAACTTAGATAGTAAGACGGGGGCTGAAATCATGAAGCTATTACAATCAATCAATAAAAACAGCGGGCAGACGATTATCATGGTAACGCACTCTCCCGAAGCGGCAAAAAACAGCAGCCGTATTATTACTGTAAAAGACGGAATGATTGAATAG
- a CDS encoding HAMP domain-containing sensor histidine kinase, whose translation MKKSGYRSILHIYLMFFIALLSVIAFSGIFLLSVVSVNTPDGATVRSNYPKEFTESFSEQIIFIDDRPQIKQSGLELLQTNNAGLQVLDGGGKELIHYQTPENAKTFYSDADLLRLYQTGHLNDNQSTSFVSSLTYNKKNYTYIIHFPVNIAKVTMYLNGEKFTTGKTIILLCLGITLFIILMAGIIYGFWITKIINRITVSIKAVAKRSYTPAVSTGVFQDVFESLDCLDTEIKTSDNIKENTETMRKEWIANITHDLKTPLSSIKGYAEILFDNKDVSSEQIKKYSNVILKNVSYMESLIDDLKLTYQLENGIAPLQCTEQNFVRFLKELVINVLNHPEYEERTIHFDCTKENIMLSFDHKLMTRAFQNLIINAFAHGNDDTEITIRITVLNNILQIIVSDNGKGMRPEEVNHLFQRYYRGTNTEKKTAGTGLGLAITKSITEAHGGNISVESEIGLGTDFKICFPLN comes from the coding sequence ATGAAAAAATCGGGATACCGTTCCATTTTGCATATCTATTTGATGTTTTTTATAGCCTTACTCAGTGTTATTGCTTTTTCCGGAATATTTCTGCTATCAGTAGTAAGTGTCAATACCCCGGATGGAGCAACCGTGAGAAGCAATTATCCAAAAGAATTTACAGAGAGCTTCTCCGAACAAATTATTTTTATTGATGACAGACCACAAATCAAACAGTCTGGCTTAGAATTATTACAGACAAATAATGCCGGATTACAGGTATTAGATGGTGGCGGAAAGGAACTGATTCACTACCAAACGCCGGAAAACGCGAAAACATTTTATTCTGACGCGGACCTTTTACGGCTTTACCAGACAGGACATCTAAATGATAATCAGTCAACATCATTTGTTAGCAGCTTAACATATAATAAAAAAAATTACACATATATTATTCATTTTCCAGTGAATATTGCAAAAGTCACCATGTATTTGAATGGGGAAAAATTTACAACAGGTAAAACAATCATTTTATTATGTTTGGGTATAACGCTTTTCATCATACTTATGGCTGGCATAATATACGGTTTCTGGATAACCAAAATAATAAACCGTATAACCGTATCTATAAAGGCTGTTGCAAAACGCTCTTATACGCCTGCGGTTAGTACAGGCGTTTTTCAAGATGTATTTGAAAGCTTGGATTGTTTAGATACTGAAATCAAGACCAGTGACAATATAAAAGAAAATACGGAAACAATGCGAAAAGAATGGATTGCCAATATTACGCATGATTTAAAAACTCCTTTATCCTCAATAAAAGGATACGCCGAAATTTTATTTGATAACAAGGATGTATCAAGCGAACAGATAAAGAAATATTCAAATGTAATTCTAAAAAATGTTTCTTATATGGAGTCCCTGATTGATGATTTAAAGCTGACATACCAATTAGAGAATGGTATTGCTCCGCTTCAATGTACAGAACAAAATTTTGTCCGTTTTTTAAAGGAACTGGTGATTAATGTGTTAAATCATCCAGAATATGAAGAACGCACAATTCATTTTGATTGTACAAAAGAGAATATCATGCTCTCTTTTGATCACAAATTAATGACAAGAGCTTTTCAGAATTTGATTATCAATGCTTTTGCACATGGAAATGATGATACAGAAATCACGATAAGAATAACCGTATTGAATAATATACTTCAAATTATTGTTTCCGATAATGGAAAGGGTATGAGGCCGGAAGAGGTTAATCATTTATTCCAAAGATATTATCGTGGGACAAATACAGAAAAGAAAACAGCGGGTACGGGCTTGGGGCTTGCGATAACAAAAAGCATCACCGAAGCCCATGGCGGTAATATTTCCGTTGAAAGTGAAATAGGACTTGGAACAGATTTTAAAATATGTTTTCCCCTAAATTAA
- a CDS encoding 4Fe-4S dicluster domain-containing protein: MKNSKPLDMAPPVTVGVEDTFSYMISDECVGCEACVANCPVHAIAEQSGRLEVDPAICIDCGTCSAVCPTGAARRVPYIRSSISEVNTENCYFNPGCAMNLYKHDGANRMLKLLQDLFGEVKSHNVCCRHSPNFY; this comes from the coding sequence ATGAAAAATAGTAAACCCTTGGATATGGCCCCGCCTGTAACAGTAGGTGTAGAGGACACATTCAGCTACATGATTTCTGATGAATGTGTAGGCTGTGAGGCGTGTGTCGCAAACTGCCCTGTCCATGCAATAGCAGAGCAGAGCGGCCGGTTAGAAGTTGATCCTGCCATTTGTATTGATTGCGGGACTTGTTCCGCGGTTTGCCCCACCGGGGCGGCGCGCCGGGTTCCATATATCAGAAGCAGCATATCAGAGGTCAACACGGAAAACTGTTATTTCAATCCGGGGTGTGCCATGAATTTATATAAGCACGATGGGGCCAATCGTATGTTGAAGCTGCTGCAGGATTTGTTTGGCGAGGTTAAATCACACAACGTATGCTGCAGGCATTCCCCTAACTTTTATTGA
- a CDS encoding GntR family transcriptional regulator, with protein sequence MVPQTTKFSYVYDELKQRITDGQILPGSRLPSSRRLCDEFQVSLYTINNVLEALKEEGLIENQPRLAPRVVLRKNMPHPENIVLSILKQRDGITQLYQTLVYIMPPLLTFASRGCDLEIMPHYGQAAEAAKAGMAAGGWRPPSALNRDILKSGGSPLIGDLYSTFELHSKLTFFTEQCSYFTEIFLKDNIFGTGALMDILKGQDSSVKYRQLTALYQRLSDSIAGTMKYLAGTVPKCPIQSPAPFSWNPTRGQDYCYARIVSDLNRKIGSGFYPRGTYLPYEKQLANQYRVSVSTVRKALAELEERGYVKKMNAKGTIVTEPDDSRVSQLLPNPRRTKEALRYLNSLQLLTLIIHPAALLAAERFTEKEIKELTEKFSRTDSIYLIDMFEAVLKHIELEPMRVILTEAFRLTEWGYYITYYTKKRRNILSLNDLVLTAHQYLCKGNAAAFADSMEECYRHVLERAKKIMVEEYIFYGAVYIRIPERSGWSGDGLHNC encoded by the coding sequence ATGGTTCCACAAACGACCAAGTTTTCTTACGTGTATGATGAATTAAAACAGAGAATAACAGATGGTCAGATATTGCCCGGAAGCCGCCTTCCGTCATCCAGACGGCTGTGCGATGAATTTCAGGTAAGCCTGTATACAATTAATAACGTATTAGAGGCATTAAAGGAGGAGGGATTGATTGAAAACCAGCCCAGACTTGCCCCGCGGGTTGTTTTAAGAAAGAATATGCCTCATCCAGAGAATATAGTACTGAGTATATTGAAACAAAGGGATGGTATCACACAGTTATATCAAACTTTAGTTTACATAATGCCGCCGCTTTTGACATTTGCATCCCGCGGATGCGACTTGGAGATAATGCCTCATTATGGACAGGCAGCTGAAGCGGCAAAGGCAGGTATGGCTGCGGGTGGGTGGCGTCCGCCTTCCGCTTTAAACAGAGATATTCTGAAATCAGGGGGAAGCCCTTTGATCGGAGATCTCTATTCAACATTTGAACTCCACAGTAAACTCACGTTTTTTACAGAGCAATGTTCTTATTTTACGGAAATCTTTTTAAAGGACAATATATTTGGGACAGGCGCTCTTATGGATATTTTAAAAGGACAGGATTCCTCTGTAAAATACAGGCAATTAACAGCCTTATATCAAAGGCTTTCGGATTCCATTGCCGGTACCATGAAATACCTGGCAGGTACTGTGCCTAAATGTCCAATTCAATCCCCGGCACCGTTTTCATGGAATCCCACACGTGGACAGGACTACTGTTACGCCAGAATTGTCAGTGATTTAAACCGGAAAATCGGCAGCGGATTTTATCCGAGGGGAACATATCTTCCCTATGAAAAGCAATTAGCCAACCAGTACAGAGTATCCGTATCCACAGTCAGAAAGGCGCTGGCTGAGCTGGAAGAAAGAGGTTATGTAAAGAAGATGAATGCAAAGGGAACCATAGTTACGGAACCGGATGATTCCAGGGTAAGCCAGCTGCTTCCGAATCCAAGGCGCACAAAGGAGGCACTGCGCTATCTCAATTCGCTTCAATTACTCACATTAATCATTCATCCGGCCGCACTGCTTGCAGCTGAGCGGTTTACAGAAAAAGAGATAAAGGAATTAACTGAAAAGTTCAGCCGAACCGATTCTATTTATTTAATTGATATGTTTGAGGCTGTTTTAAAACATATTGAGTTAGAGCCTATGCGTGTCATACTGACTGAGGCGTTCCGGCTTACTGAATGGGGGTACTATATTACGTATTATACGAAAAAAAGACGGAACATTTTATCGCTTAACGATTTGGTTCTCACAGCACATCAGTATCTATGCAAGGGAAATGCAGCTGCTTTTGCAGACAGTATGGAAGAGTGTTACCGTCATGTTTTGGAACGCGCCAAAAAGATTATGGTAGAAGAGTATATATTTTACGGGGCGGTATATATCCGGATCCCGGAAAGATCAGGATGGTCTGGGGATGGCCTTCATAATTGCTGA
- a CDS encoding response regulator transcription factor codes for MSDKILLVDDERDIVDLIAEVLQQDGFRLIQKAYSGSEALRLCEEFNPDIVVLDIMLPDINGIEVCKKIREFSICSILFLSSKNDDIDKILGLSCGGDDYITKPFSPREVVFRIKAQLRRQQYHTDRQLNEKNRIIVDSLSLDKGSSRIYKAGKEIALTGREFLLLSYLMENANKIISKEQLYEQVWGEYSSICDNTIMVHIRHIREKIEDTPSAPQQLVTVKGLGYKLKKRID; via the coding sequence ATGAGCGATAAAATATTATTAGTAGATGATGAAAGAGATATCGTAGATTTAATTGCAGAAGTTTTACAACAAGACGGGTTCCGGTTGATCCAAAAAGCTTACTCCGGTTCAGAGGCACTAAGGCTATGCGAAGAATTCAACCCGGATATCGTTGTATTAGACATAATGCTCCCAGACATAAACGGAATAGAAGTGTGTAAAAAAATTCGTGAGTTTTCTATCTGCTCTATTCTTTTCTTATCATCAAAAAATGATGATATCGACAAAATACTCGGACTGTCATGTGGTGGCGATGATTATATCACGAAACCCTTCAGCCCAAGAGAAGTTGTGTTTCGGATAAAAGCGCAGCTTCGCCGTCAACAATATCATACGGACAGGCAATTAAATGAAAAAAACAGGATTATTGTTGACAGTCTCTCACTTGACAAAGGCAGCAGCCGAATTTATAAAGCCGGAAAAGAGATTGCCTTAACAGGACGGGAATTTCTTCTTTTATCCTATTTAATGGAAAATGCAAATAAAATTATCAGCAAAGAACAATTATATGAACAGGTCTGGGGCGAGTACAGCAGTATTTGTGATAACACCATTATGGTCCATATACGGCATATACGCGAAAAGATTGAGGATACCCCCTCTGCCCCGCAGCAGCTGGTTACAGTCAAAGGCTTGGGATATAAATTAAAGAAAAGGATTGATTAA